The following are encoded together in the Streptomyces sp. NBC_00341 genome:
- a CDS encoding TcmI family type II polyketide cyclase — MHHALIVARMAPESAPDIAELFAASDSSELPHLVGVTRRKLFQFGDVYLHMIESERPPGPEIAKVTEHPEFRGLSDRLTAFISPYDPQTWRGPKDAMAQEFYRWERDASA, encoded by the coding sequence ATGCACCACGCACTGATCGTCGCCCGGATGGCACCGGAGTCGGCGCCGGACATCGCCGAACTGTTCGCCGCCTCCGACAGCAGCGAGCTGCCGCATCTGGTCGGCGTCACCCGGCGCAAGCTCTTCCAGTTCGGCGACGTCTACCTGCACATGATCGAGTCCGAGCGGCCGCCCGGTCCGGAGATCGCCAAGGTGACCGAGCACCCGGAGTTCAGGGGACTCAGTGACCGGCTCACCGCCTTCATCAGTCCGTACGACCCGCAGACCTGGCGGGGCCCCAAGGACGCGATGGCCCAGGAGTTCTACCGCTGGGAGCGCGACGCCTCCGCCTGA
- a CDS encoding SRPBCC family protein, whose amino-acid sequence MSGHTENEIVIAAPLDLVWDMTNDLANWPDLFSEYAAVEIIERDGERTTFRLTMHPDDNDKVWSWVSERTTDRPGRKVRARRVEPGPFQHMDIHWEYSEVPGGTRMHWAQDFAMRPDAPVDDAWMTDNINRNSRVQMELIRDKIEQRDRERRSASVTAG is encoded by the coding sequence GTGTCCGGACACACCGAGAACGAGATCGTCATCGCCGCCCCCCTGGACCTCGTCTGGGACATGACGAACGACCTCGCGAACTGGCCCGACCTCTTCAGCGAGTACGCCGCGGTCGAGATCATCGAGCGCGACGGCGAGCGGACGACCTTCCGCCTGACCATGCACCCCGACGACAACGACAAGGTGTGGAGCTGGGTCTCCGAGCGCACCACCGACCGCCCCGGCCGCAAGGTCCGGGCCCGTCGCGTCGAGCCCGGCCCGTTCCAGCACATGGACATCCACTGGGAGTACTCCGAGGTCCCCGGCGGCACGCGCATGCACTGGGCGCAGGACTTCGCGATGCGCCCGGACGCCCCGGTCGACGACGCCTGGATGACCGACAACATCAACCGCAACTCGCGCGTCCAGATGGAGCTCATCCGGGACAAGATCGAGCAGCGCGACCGTGAGCGCCGTTCGGCGTCCGTCACGGCCGGCTGA
- a CDS encoding crotonase/enoyl-CoA hydratase family protein has protein sequence MGGTEHLTVQREGATLVLTLNRPEAKNALSLPMLVGLYDGWLAADADDGIRSVVLTGSGGCFCAGMDLKALAGDGMDGERYRDRMKADPDLHWKAMLRHHRPRKPVIAAVEGHCVAGGTEILQGTDIRIAGEGATFGLFEVRRGLFPIGGSTVRLPRQIARTHALEMLLTGRPYDAGEAARIGLIGRVVPDGTALEAALAVAEQINACGPLAVEEVKASVYESAEMTETDGLAAELKRGWPVFATADAKEGARAFAEKRPPVYRRA, from the coding sequence ATGGGCGGTACGGAACACCTCACCGTGCAGCGCGAAGGCGCCACACTGGTGCTCACCCTGAACAGGCCGGAAGCCAAGAACGCGCTCTCGCTGCCGATGCTGGTCGGCCTGTACGACGGCTGGCTGGCCGCCGACGCGGACGACGGGATCCGCTCCGTCGTCCTCACCGGCTCCGGCGGCTGCTTCTGCGCCGGCATGGACCTCAAGGCCCTCGCGGGCGACGGCATGGACGGCGAGCGCTACCGGGACCGGATGAAGGCCGACCCCGACCTGCACTGGAAGGCCATGCTGCGCCACCACCGCCCCCGCAAACCGGTCATCGCCGCGGTCGAGGGCCACTGCGTGGCGGGCGGCACCGAGATCCTCCAGGGCACCGACATCCGCATCGCGGGCGAGGGCGCCACCTTCGGCCTCTTCGAGGTCAGACGCGGCCTCTTCCCCATCGGCGGCTCCACCGTCCGGCTGCCCCGCCAGATCGCCCGGACCCACGCCCTCGAAATGCTCCTCACCGGCCGCCCCTACGACGCCGGGGAAGCGGCCCGGATCGGGCTGATCGGCCGGGTCGTCCCCGACGGGACCGCGCTGGAAGCGGCCCTCGCGGTCGCCGAGCAGATCAACGCCTGCGGGCCGCTCGCCGTCGAGGAGGTCAAGGCATCGGTGTACGAGAGCGCAGAGATGACCGAGACCGACGGCCTCGCCGCCGAACTCAAGCGCGGCTGGCCGGTCTTCGCCACCGCCGACGCCAAGGAGGGCGCCCGCGCCTTCGCGGAGAAGCGTCCGCCCGTCTACCGACGCGCCTGA
- a CDS encoding acyl carrier protein yields MTDRLTYDELAVLMKKGAGLTVDPREMENRSGTAFDEFGLDSLGLLGIVGVLENRHGQPLPADADRCKTPREFLDLVNNSLVTGA; encoded by the coding sequence ATGACCGATCGACTGACCTACGACGAACTCGCCGTCCTGATGAAGAAGGGCGCCGGACTGACCGTCGACCCCCGGGAGATGGAGAACCGCTCCGGCACCGCCTTCGACGAGTTCGGCCTCGACTCCCTGGGCCTCCTCGGCATCGTCGGCGTACTGGAGAACCGGCACGGACAGCCGCTGCCGGCCGACGCCGACCGGTGCAAGACGCCCCGAGAGTTCCTCGACCTCGTCAACAACAGCCTCGTGACAGGAGCCTGA
- a CDS encoding nitrous oxide reductase family maturation protein NosD — MRKRHFTCLVSIAAASAAGLGAAVPSASAAAAGDRVVYPGQSIQAAVDAARTGDTIVVRPGTYRESVLISTPGLTLRGSGDRTVIVPDTSRAQPDNACAKAGNGVCVQGTAQHTVDHVSVRSLAVTGFAKNGVWASWTDGLEVRDVTAGSNGTWGIAQQRSTRSDIRDNTARANGDAGIFVANSVDEEGGATDTMGTRVRGNTLTDNRIGFTARRVRNLLVDDNTLTANCTGVFVVGDEGTPKAGAMTIRSNRITGNNKFCAATDRLPALQGSGIVLTGTETTQVRSNVIRDNVGATPLSGGVVLFKSFVGAKNTDNTITGNLVTGNRPADLANEDTGTGNDFTGNVCTTSAPAGMC, encoded by the coding sequence ATGAGGAAACGACACTTCACATGCCTCGTGAGCATCGCAGCCGCCTCGGCCGCCGGACTGGGCGCGGCCGTTCCGTCCGCCTCGGCCGCTGCCGCCGGCGACCGTGTGGTGTATCCGGGCCAGTCGATCCAGGCAGCCGTGGACGCCGCGCGGACCGGTGACACCATCGTCGTCCGGCCCGGCACCTACCGCGAGAGCGTGCTCATCAGCACGCCGGGCCTGACCCTGCGCGGTTCCGGGGACCGTACGGTCATCGTGCCGGACACCAGCCGCGCGCAGCCGGACAACGCCTGCGCGAAGGCCGGCAACGGCGTCTGCGTCCAGGGCACGGCCCAGCACACCGTGGACCACGTGTCCGTCCGGTCCCTCGCGGTCACCGGATTCGCCAAGAACGGCGTATGGGCCTCCTGGACGGACGGGCTGGAGGTCCGGGACGTGACCGCGGGCTCCAACGGCACCTGGGGCATCGCCCAGCAGCGCTCCACCCGCTCCGACATCCGCGACAACACCGCCCGCGCCAACGGCGACGCGGGAATCTTCGTCGCCAACAGCGTGGACGAGGAGGGCGGCGCCACGGACACCATGGGCACCCGGGTCCGGGGCAACACACTGACCGACAACCGGATCGGGTTCACCGCACGCCGCGTGCGGAACCTGCTCGTCGACGACAACACCCTCACCGCCAACTGCACCGGCGTGTTCGTCGTGGGCGACGAGGGGACGCCGAAGGCCGGCGCCATGACCATCCGGTCCAACCGGATCACCGGGAACAACAAGTTCTGCGCCGCCACCGACCGGCTGCCCGCCCTCCAGGGCTCCGGCATCGTCCTCACGGGCACCGAGACGACCCAGGTGCGCTCCAACGTGATCCGGGACAACGTGGGTGCCACCCCGCTCTCGGGCGGCGTCGTGCTGTTCAAGAGCTTCGTCGGAGCGAAGAACACCGACAACACCATCACCGGCAACCTGGTCACGGGCAACCGGCCGGCCGACCTGGCCAACGAGGACACCGGCACCGGCAACGACTTCACCGGCAACGTCTGCACGACGTCCGCACCGGCCGGAATGTGCTGA
- a CDS encoding methyltransferase, whose protein sequence is MTTVSTTPTTAPDPPAAAAAAPQPAMRLREIVFGAACAAAVRAACRLGVPDALGETPATAAELAAAVKTEPVPMERLLRALSCYGIFTETPDGAFAHTEMSRLLREDDPDSLRYISLWCTEPWTWDVWPRLDDAVRSGRNVFEDVHGKEFFDYLHQNAHESAQVFNRAMTTSSVQSALDVAALLDLTGVSVVADIGGGQGHVLASLLEKHPSVSGTLMDLPGVVARADERLRDGGPLAGRTAIVAGDCREGIPVSADLYIIKNILEWDDDSTRRALRSVIAAARPGARLVVIENLVDDTPSMRFTTAMDLLLLLNVGGAKHTRQSLVDRLSEAGLLIGEIRQVNPYLHAFECVVPD, encoded by the coding sequence ATGACCACCGTGAGTACCACCCCCACCACCGCTCCCGACCCGCCCGCCGCCGCAGCCGCCGCACCGCAGCCGGCGATGCGGCTGCGCGAGATCGTGTTCGGCGCCGCCTGCGCAGCCGCCGTGCGTGCCGCGTGCCGGCTCGGTGTCCCGGACGCGCTGGGCGAGACGCCGGCCACCGCCGCCGAGCTGGCCGCGGCGGTGAAGACCGAACCGGTACCGATGGAGCGGCTGCTGCGCGCCCTGTCCTGCTACGGCATCTTCACCGAGACTCCGGACGGCGCGTTCGCCCACACCGAGATGTCGCGGCTGCTGCGCGAGGACGACCCGGACAGCCTCCGGTACATCTCGCTCTGGTGCACCGAGCCCTGGACCTGGGACGTCTGGCCCCGGCTGGACGACGCGGTGCGCTCCGGCCGCAATGTCTTCGAGGACGTGCACGGCAAGGAGTTCTTCGACTACCTCCACCAGAACGCCCATGAGTCGGCCCAGGTCTTCAACCGGGCCATGACCACGTCCAGCGTGCAGTCCGCGCTGGACGTCGCCGCGCTCCTCGACCTCACGGGGGTGTCCGTGGTCGCCGACATCGGCGGCGGTCAGGGGCACGTACTGGCGAGCCTGCTGGAGAAGCACCCCTCGGTGAGCGGCACCCTGATGGACCTGCCGGGTGTGGTGGCACGGGCCGACGAACGGCTGCGGGACGGCGGCCCGCTCGCCGGCCGGACCGCCATCGTGGCCGGGGACTGCCGTGAGGGCATCCCGGTGTCGGCCGATCTCTACATCATCAAGAACATCCTGGAGTGGGACGACGACAGCACCCGCCGGGCGCTGCGCAGCGTCATCGCGGCGGCCCGTCCGGGGGCCCGGCTCGTCGTCATCGAGAACCTCGTCGACGACACCCCCTCGATGCGCTTCACCACCGCCATGGACCTGCTGCTCCTGCTGAACGTCGGCGGCGCAAAGCACACCCGGCAGAGTCTGGTGGACCGGCTGTCGGAGGCCGGACTGCTCATCGGTGAGATCCGGCAGGTCAACCCCTACCTCCACGCGTTCGAATGCGTGGTCCCGGACTGA
- a CDS encoding acyl-CoA synthetase — MEYNLADLFESVVDAVPEREALVYLDHPGTGAERRLTYAELDAAANRVAHHLIEAGIAPGEHLGLHLYNGVEYLQTVLACLKARIVPVNVNYRYVEEELVYLYQDADLAALVFDAEFDERVAAAAPQAPKLRHLVRVGAPAEGVPGPQAVAFAAAEAAGDPGRGFAPRSPDDQFIIYTGGTTGMPKGVMWRQEDLFFSGLGGGAPTGEAVKTPQELAERVAAGGDGITFFPTPPLMHGTSTLTAFIGFNFGQRVVLHRKFVPHEVLRTIEREKVTSVSLVGDAMLRPLIDALKGPLKGTDCSSMFSVSSSGAVMSDSVRAEFQALVPTVMLLNNFGSSESGFNGTATADSGPENGFRLRMNARTAVVDPATYEPVSPGEPGRIAQRGHVPLGYYNDPRKTAETFFRKGEERWVLLGDMATVDAEGIVTVLGRGSQCINTGGEKVYPEEVEQALKAHPDVYDALVAGAPDERWGSQVAAVVQLREGATEPSLDDVQAHCRTRLAGYKIPRHLVITPQIRRSPSGKADYRWARSVVAPVRPADG, encoded by the coding sequence GTGGAGTACAACCTTGCCGACCTGTTCGAATCGGTCGTCGACGCTGTCCCGGAACGCGAGGCGCTCGTCTACCTCGACCATCCGGGGACCGGCGCCGAGCGCAGGCTCACCTACGCGGAGCTGGACGCCGCGGCGAACCGCGTCGCCCATCATCTGATCGAGGCCGGCATCGCCCCCGGCGAGCATCTGGGGCTGCACCTGTACAACGGGGTCGAGTACCTCCAGACGGTGCTGGCCTGCCTGAAGGCGCGCATCGTCCCGGTCAACGTCAACTACCGCTACGTGGAGGAGGAGCTGGTCTACCTCTACCAGGACGCGGACCTGGCGGCGCTCGTCTTCGACGCCGAGTTCGACGAACGCGTCGCGGCCGCCGCGCCGCAGGCGCCGAAGCTCCGCCATCTCGTCCGGGTGGGAGCGCCGGCGGAAGGGGTACCGGGTCCACAGGCCGTCGCGTTCGCGGCGGCCGAGGCCGCCGGGGATCCCGGGCGCGGCTTCGCTCCCCGCTCGCCCGACGACCAGTTCATCATCTACACGGGCGGCACCACGGGCATGCCCAAGGGTGTGATGTGGCGCCAGGAGGACCTCTTCTTCTCCGGCCTCGGCGGCGGCGCGCCGACCGGCGAGGCGGTGAAGACCCCGCAGGAGCTGGCCGAGCGGGTCGCGGCGGGCGGGGACGGCATCACCTTCTTCCCCACTCCCCCGCTGATGCACGGCACCTCGACGCTCACGGCGTTCATCGGCTTCAACTTCGGGCAACGGGTCGTACTGCACCGCAAGTTCGTACCGCACGAGGTCCTCCGCACGATCGAGCGGGAGAAGGTCACCAGCGTGTCGCTGGTCGGCGACGCGATGCTGCGGCCCCTGATCGACGCGCTGAAGGGGCCGCTGAAGGGCACCGACTGCTCGTCGATGTTCTCCGTCTCCAGCTCGGGCGCCGTGATGTCCGACTCGGTACGGGCGGAGTTCCAGGCACTGGTGCCCACGGTGATGCTGCTGAACAACTTCGGCTCGTCCGAGTCCGGATTCAACGGCACCGCGACGGCCGACTCCGGGCCGGAGAACGGCTTCCGGCTGCGGATGAACGCGCGTACGGCGGTGGTCGACCCGGCGACCTACGAGCCGGTCTCCCCCGGTGAGCCGGGGCGGATCGCGCAGCGCGGCCACGTACCGCTCGGCTACTACAACGACCCCCGCAAGACCGCCGAGACGTTCTTCCGCAAGGGCGAGGAGCGGTGGGTGCTGCTCGGCGACATGGCGACGGTCGACGCCGAGGGCATCGTGACCGTGCTGGGCCGGGGTTCGCAGTGCATCAACACCGGCGGCGAGAAGGTGTACCCGGAGGAGGTCGAGCAGGCCCTCAAGGCGCATCCGGACGTGTACGACGCGCTGGTCGCCGGCGCGCCCGACGAGCGCTGGGGCAGCCAGGTCGCCGCCGTGGTGCAGCTGCGCGAGGGCGCGACGGAGCCCTCGCTCGACGACGTCCAGGCCCACTGCCGCACCCGGCTGGCCGGCTACAAGATCCCCCGGCACCTGGTGATCACCCCGCAGATCCGGCGCTCCCCCAGCGGCAAGGCGGACTACCGGTGGGCCCGCTCGGTCGTCGCTCCGGTCCGCCCGGCCGACGGCTGA
- a CDS encoding SchA/CurD-like domain-containing protein, which yields MTTTLSERTSQSAFDGSRLRVILLLDLHDGAQKQFLEAYEHMRNQVASIPGHISDQLCQSIENPSQWLITSEWESAPPFLAWVNSEDHVATVQPLHSCVRDTRSLRFSVLRETGAAFEESFEPAKGGLQAAPRLGDGIVRHALTFTVKPGTEERVAKILADYAPPKARVDEHTRLRRTSLFMHGNRVVRAVEVEGDLLAALRHVSRQPEIRAVEEALNPYLEQDRDLADPDSARMFFTRAALPTVHHVTTGRHPERDLKRHALFYQAKEGCGMALARLLAEHDEEEADDTGSPIDSSTIFQRDDVVVRLLEVDGPLDAQPDRSLGIHGPGKAVRLARLLDGEANPVPTGEQDAMRFLGRAGMTLITDRRAAES from the coding sequence ATGACCACCACCCTCTCGGAACGGACCTCCCAGTCCGCCTTCGACGGATCAAGGCTGCGGGTCATCCTGCTGCTTGACCTGCACGACGGCGCCCAGAAGCAGTTCCTGGAAGCCTACGAGCACATGCGCAACCAGGTGGCCTCCATTCCCGGCCACATCAGCGACCAGCTGTGCCAGTCCATCGAGAACCCCTCCCAGTGGCTCATCACCAGCGAGTGGGAGAGCGCCCCGCCCTTCCTCGCCTGGGTCAACAGCGAGGACCACGTGGCCACGGTCCAGCCCCTGCACAGCTGCGTGCGCGACACCCGCTCGCTGCGCTTCAGCGTCCTGCGCGAGACCGGCGCCGCCTTCGAGGAGAGCTTCGAGCCCGCCAAGGGCGGCCTGCAGGCCGCGCCCCGCCTCGGGGACGGGATCGTGCGCCACGCGCTGACCTTCACCGTGAAGCCGGGCACGGAGGAGAGGGTCGCCAAGATCCTCGCCGACTACGCCCCCCCGAAGGCACGGGTCGACGAGCACACCCGGCTGCGCCGCACCTCGCTCTTCATGCACGGCAACCGCGTCGTGCGCGCGGTCGAGGTCGAGGGCGACCTCCTCGCGGCCCTGCGCCACGTCTCCCGGCAGCCGGAGATCCGGGCCGTGGAGGAAGCGCTCAACCCGTACCTGGAGCAGGACCGCGACCTGGCCGACCCCGACTCCGCCCGGATGTTCTTCACCCGCGCGGCGCTGCCCACCGTCCACCACGTGACAACGGGTCGCCACCCCGAGCGGGACCTCAAGCGCCACGCGCTGTTCTACCAGGCCAAGGAGGGCTGCGGGATGGCCCTGGCCCGCCTCCTGGCCGAGCACGACGAGGAGGAGGCCGACGACACCGGCAGCCCCATCGACAGCAGCACCATCTTCCAGCGCGACGACGTCGTCGTCCGGCTCCTGGAAGTGGACGGCCCCCTCGACGCACAGCCCGACCGGTCGCTGGGCATCCACGGCCCCGGCAAGGCGGTCAGGCTCGCCCGCCTCCTCGACGGGGAGGCGAACCCCGTGCCCACCGGCGAACAGGACGCCATGCGCTTCCTCGGCCGCGCCGGGATGACCCTGATCACCGACCGGCGGGCCGCGGAGTCCTGA
- a CDS encoding beta-ketoacyl synthase has translation MTRRVAVTGVGVVAPGGIGAPAFWDLLANGRTATRGITLFDPAGFRSRIAAECDFDPAAHGLDADEVARSDRYVQFAMVAAREALADAGLDQERTDPWRMGVSLGTAVGGTTRLEHDYVAVSGSGARWDVDHRPAGPHLERAFSPSSLASAVAEQVGAHGPVQTVSTGCTSGLDAIGYAFHSIEDGRVDVCIAGASDSPITPITVACFDAIKATSANNEDPEHASRPFDSRRDGFVMGEGGAVLVLEELEHARARGATVYCEIAGYATFGNAYHMTGLTPEGLEMAEAINRALGHARIAASDIDYVNAHGSGTKQNDRHETAAVKRALGAHAHDVPMSSIKSMVGHSLGAIGAIEIAACVLALVHQTVPPTANYESPDPECDLDYVPRTARPLKLRSVLSVGSGFGGFQSAVALTRTGGRTP, from the coding sequence ATGACCCGGCGGGTGGCGGTCACCGGGGTCGGGGTCGTCGCTCCGGGCGGGATCGGCGCACCGGCCTTCTGGGACCTCCTCGCCAACGGCCGCACCGCGACGCGCGGCATCACGCTCTTCGACCCGGCCGGCTTCCGGTCCCGGATCGCCGCCGAGTGCGACTTCGACCCGGCGGCCCACGGCCTCGACGCGGACGAGGTCGCCCGCTCCGACCGGTACGTCCAGTTCGCGATGGTGGCCGCCCGCGAGGCACTCGCGGACGCGGGTCTGGACCAGGAGCGCACCGATCCCTGGCGGATGGGCGTCTCGCTCGGCACGGCCGTCGGCGGAACCACCCGGCTGGAGCACGACTACGTCGCGGTCAGCGGCAGCGGCGCACGCTGGGACGTCGACCACCGTCCGGCCGGGCCCCATCTGGAGCGGGCGTTCTCACCGAGCTCCCTGGCGTCCGCCGTCGCCGAGCAGGTCGGGGCGCACGGGCCGGTGCAGACCGTCTCGACGGGCTGCACCTCCGGACTCGACGCGATCGGCTACGCCTTCCACTCCATCGAGGACGGCCGCGTCGACGTGTGCATCGCGGGGGCGTCGGACTCCCCGATCACCCCGATCACGGTGGCGTGCTTCGACGCGATCAAGGCGACCTCCGCCAACAACGAGGACCCGGAACACGCCTCCCGGCCCTTCGACTCCCGCCGCGACGGCTTCGTGATGGGCGAGGGCGGGGCCGTACTCGTGCTGGAGGAACTCGAACACGCCCGCGCCCGGGGCGCGACGGTGTACTGCGAGATCGCCGGCTACGCGACCTTCGGCAACGCCTACCACATGACCGGGCTGACCCCGGAGGGCCTGGAGATGGCCGAGGCCATCAACCGGGCACTGGGCCACGCCCGGATCGCCGCGTCGGACATCGACTACGTCAACGCGCACGGTTCGGGCACCAAGCAGAACGACCGGCACGAGACGGCCGCCGTGAAGCGGGCGCTCGGCGCACACGCCCACGACGTACCGATGAGCTCCATCAAGTCGATGGTCGGCCACTCGCTCGGGGCGATCGGGGCGATAGAGATCGCGGCCTGCGTACTCGCGCTGGTCCACCAGACGGTCCCGCCGACGGCGAACTACGAGTCGCCGGACCCCGAGTGCGACCTCGACTACGTGCCGCGCACCGCACGCCCGCTGAAGCTGCGCAGCGTTCTCTCCGTCGGCAGCGGATTCGGTGGCTTCCAGTCCGCTGTCGCCCTGACCAGAACCGGTGGGAGGACACCATGA
- a CDS encoding beta-ketoacyl synthase N-terminal-like domain-containing protein produces the protein MSTDKARQTVITGIGVVAPNGTSTETFWKRTQEGMSVLDRVTREGCEELPLHVAGEVRGFDPVSLIEERYLVQTDRFTHFAMAAADMALDDARLGRADYEDKPFSVGVVTAAGSGGGEFGQRELQRLWGQGSKYVGPYQSIAWFYAASTGQISIRGGFKGPCAVVASDEAGGLDALAHAARSVRRGTDAVVVGAAEAPLAPYSVVCQLGYRDLSAGEDPTRAYRPFTSDACGFVPAEGGAMFVVEEEGAARERGARVRAEIAGHAATFTTAMRWEESREGLAHAIEGALREAGCAPEEIDVVFADALGVPAADRAEALALADALGAHGRRVPVTAPKTGIGRAYCGAPVLDAAAAVLAMENGLIPPTPNVFEVCHDLDVVTGRARAAELRTALVLSRGLMGSNAAMVLRRPAHGA, from the coding sequence ATGAGCACCGACAAGGCCCGGCAGACCGTCATCACCGGCATCGGCGTCGTCGCCCCCAACGGCACGTCCACCGAGACCTTCTGGAAGCGGACGCAGGAGGGCATGAGCGTCCTGGACCGGGTCACCCGCGAAGGGTGCGAGGAGCTTCCGCTGCACGTGGCCGGCGAGGTCCGGGGCTTCGACCCGGTCAGCCTGATCGAGGAGCGCTACCTCGTCCAGACCGACCGGTTCACGCACTTCGCGATGGCCGCGGCGGACATGGCCCTGGACGACGCCCGGCTGGGCCGCGCCGACTACGAGGACAAGCCGTTCAGCGTGGGCGTGGTGACCGCCGCCGGGTCCGGCGGCGGCGAGTTCGGCCAGCGCGAGCTGCAACGGCTGTGGGGCCAGGGATCCAAGTACGTCGGCCCCTACCAGTCGATCGCCTGGTTCTACGCCGCGAGCACCGGCCAGATCTCCATCCGCGGCGGCTTCAAGGGGCCCTGCGCGGTGGTGGCCAGTGACGAGGCCGGCGGCCTGGACGCACTGGCCCACGCGGCCCGGTCCGTCCGGCGCGGCACCGACGCGGTGGTCGTCGGCGCGGCGGAGGCACCGCTCGCGCCGTACTCCGTCGTCTGCCAGCTCGGGTACCGCGACCTGAGCGCCGGCGAGGACCCGACACGGGCCTACCGCCCGTTCACCTCGGACGCCTGCGGATTCGTGCCGGCGGAGGGCGGCGCGATGTTCGTGGTCGAGGAGGAGGGCGCGGCGCGGGAGCGCGGCGCCCGGGTCAGGGCCGAGATCGCCGGTCACGCGGCCACCTTCACCACCGCGATGCGCTGGGAGGAGTCCCGCGAGGGGCTCGCCCACGCCATCGAGGGGGCGCTGCGGGAGGCCGGCTGCGCGCCCGAGGAGATCGACGTGGTCTTCGCGGACGCCCTCGGCGTGCCCGCCGCGGACCGTGCGGAGGCGCTGGCGCTGGCCGACGCGCTCGGTGCGCACGGCAGGCGGGTCCCGGTGACGGCGCCCAAGACCGGCATCGGGCGGGCGTACTGCGGTGCCCCCGTCCTCGACGCGGCCGCCGCCGTGCTCGCCATGGAGAACGGTCTGATCCCGCCGACGCCGAACGTGTTCGAGGTCTGCCACGACCTCGACGTCGTCACCGGACGGGCCCGTGCCGCCGAACTGCGGACCGCGCTCGTGCTCAGCCGCGGCCTCATGGGCTCCAACGCGGCGATGGTGCTGCGGCGCCCCGCCCACGGCGCGTGA
- a CDS encoding cupin domain-containing protein: MTTHRPRIVDLSETQPNTRRGGDLRALLTPTAVGATSGFMGLAIIQPGDRIAEHYHPYSEEFVYVVNGLLEVDLDGEPYAMRPDQGLLIPLNVRHRFRNVGDTEVRMVFHLGPLAPRPELGHVDTEQTEAPEQGAPPERTEAAS; encoded by the coding sequence ATGACCACGCACCGGCCACGCATCGTGGACCTCAGTGAGACCCAGCCCAACACCAGGCGCGGTGGAGACCTGCGCGCCCTGCTCACCCCGACGGCCGTGGGCGCCACCAGCGGCTTCATGGGACTGGCCATCATCCAGCCCGGCGACCGCATCGCGGAGCACTACCACCCGTACTCGGAGGAGTTCGTGTACGTGGTGAACGGGCTCCTGGAGGTCGACCTGGACGGTGAGCCGTACGCGATGCGGCCCGACCAGGGGCTGCTGATCCCGCTGAACGTACGCCACCGCTTCCGCAACGTCGGTGACACCGAGGTCCGCATGGTCTTCCACCTCGGCCCCCTCGCGCCCCGCCCGGAGCTCGGACACGTCGACACCGAGCAGACGGAGGCTCCCGAGCAGGGCGCGCCGCCAGAACGAACGGAGGCGGCCTCATGA